From Xylocopilactobacillus apis, a single genomic window includes:
- the rpsT gene encoding 30S ribosomal protein S20: protein MPQIKSAIKRVKTQNKRRLANASQRSEMRTAIKKFNLAAEKGEKDNIEVLYKNAAKLIDSAKHKKLIHSNKAARDLSKITLRKNSL, encoded by the coding sequence ATGCCACAGATCAAATCAGCGATTAAGCGCGTTAAGACTCAAAACAAGCGTCGTTTGGCAAACGCATCTCAACGTTCAGAAATGCGTACAGCAATCAAGAAATTCAATTTAGCAGCTGAAAAAGGCGAAAAAGATAATATTGAAGTTCTTTACAAGAACGCAGCTAAACTTATCGATTCAGCTAAGCACAAAAAATTGATTCATAGCAATAAAGCTGCACGTGACTTATCCAAAATTACGTTACGTAAGAACAGTCTTTAA
- a CDS encoding threonine aldolase family protein — protein sequence MISFENDYSEGAHEKVLARLVQTNLDQEVGYGFDDFSLQAASKIKEVIKCPEASVKFLVGGTQTNQVVIDALLKKYEGVIAADTGHVSSHEAGAIEHSGHKVITLPARKGKITAEAVDKYCEEFYGDVNYEHMVIPGMVYVSYPTEYGTLYTKNELTKLSDVCQKYEIPLYIDGARLGYGLVSEEADLNITDIARLCDVFYIGGTKVGALCGEAVVFTKKNEPPHFLTMIKQHGALLAKGRLTGVQFLELFSNDLYFEISRHALKMAKKMKEGFVAKGYQLHIDSPTNQQFVIMTNSQIEELQKKVRFSFWEKLDNEHQVVRFVTSWATKEENVDYLLDLI from the coding sequence ATGATCTCATTTGAAAATGATTATTCTGAAGGAGCCCATGAAAAAGTTTTAGCACGGTTAGTTCAAACTAATCTTGACCAAGAAGTTGGGTATGGTTTCGATGATTTTAGCTTGCAGGCGGCATCTAAAATAAAAGAAGTAATTAAATGTCCTGAAGCCAGCGTTAAATTTCTGGTGGGAGGGACTCAAACTAATCAAGTAGTTATTGATGCATTGTTAAAAAAATACGAAGGCGTAATTGCAGCTGATACAGGACACGTTAGCAGTCATGAGGCAGGAGCAATTGAGCACAGCGGACATAAAGTTATTACTCTTCCAGCTCGAAAAGGCAAAATAACTGCTGAAGCAGTGGACAAGTATTGTGAAGAATTTTATGGTGACGTAAATTATGAGCATATGGTTATTCCCGGCATGGTTTATGTCTCTTATCCAACTGAATATGGCACTCTCTATACGAAAAATGAATTAACAAAACTATCTGATGTATGCCAAAAATATGAGATTCCGCTCTATATTGATGGAGCACGCTTAGGTTATGGATTGGTTAGTGAAGAAGCAGATCTTAATATAACTGATATCGCCCGCCTTTGTGACGTTTTTTATATCGGAGGCACAAAAGTTGGAGCATTATGTGGTGAAGCAGTAGTTTTTACTAAAAAGAATGAACCGCCGCACTTTTTGACGATGATCAAACAGCACGGAGCGCTCTTAGCCAAAGGCCGTTTAACGGGTGTGCAGTTCTTAGAATTGTTTTCTAATGATCTTTATTTTGAAATCAGCCGACATGCGCTTAAAATGGCGAAAAAAATGAAAGAAGGATTTGTTGCCAAAGGTTATCAGCTTCATATTGATTCGCCAACTAATCAGCAATTTGTAATTATGACAAATTCGCAAATCGAAGAATTACAAAAGAAAGTTCGATTTTCTTTTTGGGAAAAACTAGACAATGAACACCAAGTTGTACGTTTTGTAACTTCGTGGGCGACAAAAGAAGAAAACGTGGATTATTTGTTAGATTTGATCTGA
- a CDS encoding amino acid ABC transporter substrate-binding protein — protein MTKKKIGLVFLLSFLSIFVLTGCGRQKTNSDQWSRIKDEKRVIVGLDDTFVPMGFQNKSGQIVGYDVDLARAVFALYGIKVDFQPIDWSMKENELQNQTIDLIWNGYSKTAEREKKVLFSDSYMSNDQVVVSLKKKKINSFKDMKGKIIGIQNGSSGYDRFEQQPHVLKDFVKNQTPVLYDGFSEAFMDLNAGRIDGLLIDRGYASYYLSHESNPDDYSLINGGFKPESFVVGMRKSDHELAQKINQGFKELKKSGKMAEIHKKWFGNLERKNK, from the coding sequence ATGACTAAAAAAAAGATTGGGCTAGTTTTTCTGTTAAGTTTTTTGAGTATTTTTGTTTTAACAGGATGCGGACGTCAAAAAACAAATAGTGATCAATGGTCGCGCATCAAAGATGAAAAACGAGTAATCGTTGGACTCGATGATACCTTTGTCCCAATGGGATTTCAAAATAAATCAGGCCAAATTGTTGGGTATGATGTAGATTTAGCAAGGGCAGTTTTTGCACTTTATGGAATTAAGGTTGATTTTCAGCCGATTGATTGGTCAATGAAGGAAAATGAGTTACAAAACCAGACGATTGATTTAATTTGGAATGGCTACTCTAAAACCGCAGAAAGAGAGAAAAAGGTTCTTTTTAGCGATAGTTACATGAGTAATGATCAAGTTGTAGTTTCTCTAAAAAAGAAAAAAATTAACAGTTTTAAAGACATGAAAGGTAAAATTATCGGCATTCAAAATGGATCTTCTGGTTATGATCGCTTCGAACAGCAGCCCCATGTTTTAAAAGACTTTGTCAAAAATCAGACGCCCGTTTTGTACGATGGTTTTAGTGAAGCTTTCATGGATTTAAATGCAGGGCGCATCGATGGGCTTTTAATTGATCGTGGGTACGCCAGTTATTATTTATCCCATGAAAGTAATCCAGATGATTATTCACTAATAAATGGTGGTTTTAAGCCCGAAAGTTTTGTTGTTGGGATGAGAAAATCTGATCATGAATTAGCGCAAAAAATAAATCAAGGATTTAAAGAGTTAAAAAAATCTGGTAAAATGGCTGAAATTCATAAGAAGTGGTTTGGAAACCTAGAAAGGAAAAATAAATGA
- a CDS encoding amino acid ABC transporter ATP-binding protein, which translates to MLEIKNLVKSFDGRKIIDDLKLTINDGKILTIVGPSGAGKTTLLRCLAGLETIDSGELIMDGVPFNPVEMANADQIVGVVFQDFQLFPHLSVLNNITLAPTIVLKENKQESTDQAMYLLEKLGLEGKENLYPYQLSGGQKQRVALARALAMKPKIIGYDEPTSALDPELREQVEKVILTLRDQGITQIVVTHDLDFAEHIADEMLTVESI; encoded by the coding sequence ATGTTAGAAATAAAAAATTTAGTAAAAAGTTTTGACGGCCGCAAAATTATTGATGACTTGAAATTGACTATCAATGACGGCAAAATTTTAACGATTGTTGGACCTTCCGGTGCTGGTAAAACAACTTTGCTTCGTTGTTTAGCAGGTCTTGAAACAATTGATTCAGGTGAATTAATTATGGACGGAGTCCCTTTTAATCCTGTTGAAATGGCTAATGCAGATCAAATTGTGGGTGTGGTATTTCAGGATTTTCAATTATTTCCGCACCTGTCGGTTTTAAATAATATCACGTTAGCTCCGACAATTGTTTTAAAAGAAAATAAACAGGAAAGTACGGATCAGGCGATGTACTTACTTGAAAAATTAGGCCTTGAAGGTAAAGAAAATCTTTATCCATATCAGCTTTCAGGTGGTCAAAAACAGCGGGTTGCATTAGCTAGAGCTTTAGCGATGAAGCCCAAAATTATTGGTTATGATGAACCGACTAGTGCGCTTGATCCAGAATTAAGAGAACAAGTCGAAAAAGTAATTTTAACCTTAAGAGATCAAGGGATAACCCAAATTGTTGTAACTCATGATTTAGATTTTGCTGAACACATTGCTGACGAGATGTTAACGGTAGAATCGATTTAA
- a CDS encoding amino acid ABC transporter permease: MNYAIEILPALLNGAVMTLKVFFFTLLGSIPLGILISFALQTRFKPLQWIINLYIWLMRGTPLLLQLIFVFYGLPLMGIVFERYDAALFAFILNYAAYFAEIFRGGIQSIPEGQYEAAKVLRLTKGQTVVRIILPQVIKIVLPSIGNEVINLVKDTSLIYVLGLGDLLRAGKIAMSRDVSLIPLLLVGLIYLLLTAFLTLLSKKLEKHYQYYK; the protein is encoded by the coding sequence ATGAACTATGCGATAGAAATTTTGCCAGCATTATTAAATGGAGCAGTGATGACCTTGAAAGTTTTTTTCTTTACTTTATTAGGGTCGATTCCGTTAGGAATTTTAATCTCATTCGCTCTACAAACTCGCTTTAAACCATTGCAATGGATAATTAATTTATACATTTGGTTAATGCGCGGGACTCCGTTACTACTCCAATTGATTTTTGTTTTTTATGGGCTTCCGTTAATGGGAATCGTCTTTGAACGATATGATGCAGCATTATTTGCTTTTATTTTAAATTATGCCGCTTATTTTGCCGAAATTTTTCGGGGTGGGATTCAGTCAATTCCCGAAGGTCAATATGAAGCTGCCAAAGTCTTACGGCTGACTAAAGGACAGACGGTTGTGCGCATTATTTTGCCACAGGTAATAAAAATTGTGCTTCCCTCAATTGGTAACGAAGTAATTAATTTAGTTAAGGACACGTCTTTAATTTACGTTTTAGGTTTAGGCGATTTGCTTCGAGCGGGGAAAATTGCCATGAGTCGTGATGTCAGTTTAATTCCACTGCTTTTAGTTGGGCTTATCTACTTGCTGTTAACGGCATTTTTAACCCTTTTATCTAAAAAATTAGAAAAACACTATCAGTATTATAAATAG
- a CDS encoding BspA family leucine-rich repeat surface protein → MQLKFPKDSKSLKKFHKILFWQILLLTALFVFFGGKKYRSFKAKADDFTEITQLSNVSTDLKTPLDSIYSFTPQLSPNSKVTVNDFSGAVIERLPDQTYQLTSNSSKQIKGQVIYSNIGLNVKGDALDAVVTITAHDTEKMIIAPVGSVALTGKNASAQMKMRFVIHGTMTPEAMSGHLTVGELTSNQRVGFNLNQTKQIFTFAETKVKFSKSNNMTDFLVAEKSKQNDFTMVFDRQMELDYALKNQNDKAQVIFNKNAVVDFKMPDAIMTGVDETVNLRKLNETSPIENLTQSENDQTEAPEGKIIHPLYVIQQTVPKGQFGYLGWYQIDDDLNSAWLVKPENIKITNELKENVTNLFQVMIENNHLTIDATQKALQNPEFFGHTYFISINGRLDSEHQPSVDSNQESIEFSAPNNAKVTMKIAGKTITKSTNSATNKVKAALPKVTLDQSSIYPGMTHFSGETSDTDQLKLNITYKDYAGKVHEQEPLNVTYYNNLSNDLTANNDENKHNWQAEMPSNLDPKASSVKLTAKDSSGMSKDYLLKDGTWWDYDATSKVLTIHPHELNYDLDSVNNGTATTPSYVWPWSRKPINACYYATKVVIEPGVTAKGSLKKLFESFSVLTTIEGLENVDTSQVTDMNSMFRGCYKLSSLDLSHFDTSQVTDMSFMFTSNYAQTSLDVSKFDTSKVKDMSYMFGSLTGLTTLDITNFNTEKVTNMESMFSGSSKLTNLDLSSFNTSLVTNMTRMFFQCTALTSLNFTNFDTSQVTDMSYMFQYCGLKDYECLNHLNTSNVTTMDFMFAYTSIGDFDFNKAPNFDTSKVTTMKSMFQNSTISSFDGISQLNTGNVESMDNMFSSSKLTTVGTNTWDTGKVKNMYAMFKDCKSLVSVDSGNWDTSSATLMFYMFSGCTNLTTVNTSLWNTGNVTNMQNMFEKCSSLVSVDVSKWDVSNCGSFNYMFFNCSSLPTLDVSNWNTSKSVIMSYMFSGCAILNNLDTSKWTTGMVTNMTYMFNDCKALSALDVSNWDTSQVTNMSYMFNNDSNLGGILDTKNWNVDKVTNLSYTFNKCSSLTGLDVSNWNPKAATNMNSTFAGCKLVPVIDVSGWSTGLVTDMSSMFSGCETVTALNCSSFDTRKVTAMISMFEMCTNLTSLDLKGALFDTSNVVYMRRMFRSCPSLVSLDLSHFSTPKLHSVNQMFSQCASLKSIKFGSGFDTSQVGAYDPGKSENDMSFLFDGCKSLTTLDLSFLDTTNSRLGYIGMRRMLSDMTSLWKITLGPKTQLFEPTNWGGINYGNGLDNPTAGTLINDPADPTGEYYCKGAKWQEVGTGSDHEPNGAEKTVTDIFKDSQAAHTESRTYVWYQTGQLNFTAPTEIDLGTHSAPSSQKDYQSTAQSMDVSDNRNLRGGKQWQVTVEATDLVKTDDAAKKISGNPLYVKDALGEHQLTSTATSLYMETSTGVGYSDEWAKSWNLMFKSSPNAIPEAGTYKGTVTFTLIDTTP, encoded by the coding sequence TTGCAATTAAAGTTTCCAAAAGATTCTAAAAGTTTAAAAAAATTTCATAAAATTTTGTTCTGGCAGATTTTACTTCTAACAGCGTTATTTGTATTTTTTGGCGGAAAAAAATATCGTTCTTTTAAAGCAAAAGCTGATGATTTTACAGAAATTACCCAACTTTCAAATGTAAGCACTGATCTTAAAACACCCCTGGACAGCATTTATTCATTCACTCCTCAACTAAGCCCTAATTCAAAAGTAACAGTTAATGATTTCTCAGGTGCTGTAATTGAAAGATTACCAGATCAAACTTATCAATTGACTTCTAATTCCTCTAAGCAAATTAAAGGTCAGGTTATCTACTCTAATATTGGCCTTAATGTAAAAGGAGATGCACTTGATGCAGTAGTTACAATTACTGCTCATGATACTGAGAAAATGATAATTGCACCTGTAGGCTCAGTCGCACTAACTGGAAAAAATGCATCAGCTCAAATGAAGATGCGTTTTGTAATTCATGGCACAATGACACCAGAGGCGATGTCAGGTCATCTTACAGTAGGTGAGCTTACTTCAAACCAAAGAGTTGGTTTTAACTTAAATCAAACTAAACAGATTTTTACTTTTGCCGAAACAAAGGTAAAATTTTCTAAAAGTAATAATATGACTGATTTTTTAGTTGCTGAAAAGAGTAAGCAGAACGATTTTACCATGGTTTTCGATCGTCAAATGGAGTTGGATTACGCTTTAAAAAATCAAAATGATAAAGCACAAGTGATATTTAACAAAAATGCAGTAGTTGATTTTAAGATGCCGGATGCCATTATGACGGGCGTTGATGAAACGGTAAATTTGAGAAAATTAAATGAAACATCTCCTATTGAAAATCTAACTCAGTCAGAAAATGATCAAACAGAAGCACCTGAGGGAAAAATAATTCATCCGTTATATGTGATTCAACAGACAGTTCCCAAAGGTCAGTTTGGGTATTTGGGTTGGTATCAAATTGATGATGATTTAAATTCTGCATGGTTAGTGAAACCCGAGAATATTAAAATCACAAATGAACTAAAAGAAAATGTCACAAATTTATTTCAAGTAATGATTGAGAACAATCATTTAACAATTGATGCAACGCAAAAAGCTCTTCAAAATCCTGAATTCTTTGGTCATACGTATTTTATTTCAATTAACGGCAGATTAGATTCTGAGCATCAGCCAAGTGTTGATTCGAATCAGGAAAGTATTGAATTTAGTGCACCGAATAACGCAAAAGTGACAATGAAAATTGCGGGAAAAACCATTACTAAATCTACGAATTCAGCGACAAATAAAGTTAAGGCGGCATTACCAAAAGTTACACTAGATCAAAGTTCAATTTATCCTGGGATGACCCACTTTAGTGGAGAAACCAGTGATACTGATCAACTTAAATTAAATATTACCTACAAGGATTACGCAGGCAAGGTTCACGAACAGGAACCTCTAAATGTAACTTACTACAATAATTTATCTAATGATTTAACTGCAAATAATGACGAAAATAAACATAATTGGCAGGCAGAAATGCCTAGTAATCTTGATCCCAAGGCCTCTTCCGTTAAACTAACAGCAAAAGACAGCTCAGGGATGAGTAAAGATTATTTATTAAAAGATGGTACTTGGTGGGATTATGATGCGACAAGTAAAGTTCTTACTATCCATCCTCACGAATTAAATTATGATCTTGATTCAGTAAACAATGGAACTGCGACAACTCCTTCTTATGTTTGGCCTTGGTCTAGAAAACCGATCAATGCTTGCTACTATGCTACTAAGGTAGTAATTGAACCGGGGGTAACAGCCAAAGGATCACTGAAAAAGTTATTTGAAAGTTTTAGTGTCTTAACAACTATTGAGGGCTTGGAGAATGTAGATACAAGTCAAGTAACTGATATGAATAGTATGTTTCGAGGATGCTATAAATTATCATCATTGGACTTAAGTCACTTTGATACTAGCCAGGTGACTGATATGTCGTTTATGTTCACTAGTAATTATGCTCAAACAAGTCTTGATGTTAGTAAATTTGATACGAGTAAAGTTAAAGATATGTCATATATGTTTGGCTCTTTAACCGGGCTGACAACTCTTGATATAACTAACTTTAACACAGAAAAAGTTACTAATATGGAATCGATGTTTAGTGGAAGCTCTAAATTGACAAATTTAGATTTATCAAGTTTTAATACGAGTCTTGTAACTAATATGACTCGAATGTTTTTTCAGTGTACAGCCCTAACTTCGTTAAACTTTACAAATTTTGATACGAGTCAGGTCACCGATATGTCGTATATGTTTCAATACTGTGGACTAAAGGATTATGAATGTTTAAATCATTTAAATACGTCTAATGTTACAACAATGGACTTTATGTTTGCGTATACGTCAATAGGAGATTTTGATTTTAATAAAGCTCCTAATTTTGATACAAGTAAAGTCACAACAATGAAAAGCATGTTTCAAAACAGTACAATTTCTTCTTTTGATGGCATCAGTCAATTAAATACTGGTAATGTTGAAAGTATGGATAATATGTTTAGTTCCAGTAAATTGACAACAGTGGGGACAAATACTTGGGATACAGGTAAAGTGAAAAACATGTATGCCATGTTTAAGGATTGTAAAAGTTTAGTAAGCGTGGATTCAGGTAACTGGGATACCTCAAGCGCAACTTTAATGTTTTACATGTTCAGTGGATGTACGAACTTAACAACAGTTAATACAAGCCTTTGGAATACCGGCAATGTAACAAATATGCAGAATATGTTTGAAAAATGCAGTTCTTTAGTAAGCGTTGATGTTAGTAAATGGGATGTAAGTAATTGTGGATCTTTTAATTATATGTTTTTTAATTGTTCAAGCTTACCAACTCTTGATGTTAGTAATTGGAATACTTCTAAATCTGTTATTATGTCGTATATGTTCAGCGGGTGTGCAATATTAAATAATCTCGACACTAGTAAATGGACTACCGGAATGGTAACAAACATGACATACATGTTTAATGATTGCAAAGCTTTGAGTGCCCTTGACGTTAGTAATTGGGATACAAGCCAAGTAACTAATATGTCTTATATGTTTAATAATGATAGTAATTTGGGAGGAATTTTAGATACCAAAAATTGGAACGTTGATAAGGTAACGAATTTATCCTATACATTTAATAAGTGTTCCAGTCTAACAGGTCTTGATGTTAGTAATTGGAATCCCAAAGCAGCGACAAATATGAATTCTACTTTTGCCGGATGTAAATTAGTACCAGTAATTGATGTTAGCGGATGGAGTACAGGATTAGTGACAGATATGTCCAGTATGTTTTCTGGCTGTGAAACTGTCACTGCTCTTAATTGTTCAAGTTTTGACACCAGGAAAGTTACTGCAATGATTTCAATGTTTGAGATGTGTACAAATTTAACATCACTTGATCTCAAGGGTGCACTTTTTGACACAAGTAATGTAGTTTATATGCGGAGAATGTTTAGATCCTGTCCTTCGTTGGTTAGTCTCGATCTTTCTCATTTTTCTACCCCAAAACTCCATTCGGTCAACCAGATGTTTTCTCAATGTGCATCTTTAAAGAGTATTAAGTTTGGGAGTGGTTTTGATACAAGTCAAGTAGGAGCATATGATCCAGGAAAATCAGAAAACGATATGTCGTTTTTGTTTGACGGCTGTAAGTCTTTAACAACGCTTGATTTAAGCTTCTTAGATACCACAAACTCTCGCCTTGGTTATATAGGAATGAGAAGAATGCTTTCTGACATGACGTCTCTTTGGAAAATCACTCTCGGACCGAAAACGCAGTTGTTTGAACCAACGAATTGGGGAGGGATAAACTATGGAAATGGTTTAGATAATCCCACTGCAGGCACACTCATTAACGATCCAGCCGATCCCACAGGAGAATACTATTGTAAAGGCGCAAAATGGCAAGAGGTTGGAACTGGATCAGATCATGAACCCAATGGAGCTGAAAAAACAGTTACCGATATTTTTAAGGATTCGCAAGCGGCACACACGGAATCTAGGACTTACGTCTGGTATCAAACGGGACAACTTAATTTTACTGCACCGACAGAAATTGATTTAGGCACCCATTCAGCACCTTCAAGCCAAAAAGATTATCAAAGTACCGCTCAAAGTATGGATGTTAGTGATAACAGAAACTTGCGTGGTGGTAAACAGTGGCAGGTAACTGTAGAGGCAACGGATTTAGTTAAAACAGATGATGCTGCGAAAAAGATTTCCGGTAATCCTTTATATGTTAAAGATGCGCTTGGAGAGCATCAGTTAACATCAACAGCAACTAGTCTTTATATGGAAACAAGTACTGGCGTTGGGTATAGTGATGAATGGGCTAAATCTTGGAACTTAATGTTTAAATCAAGTCCTAATGCGATTCCAGAAGCTGGAACTTACAAGGGTACAGTAACATTTACTTTAATTGATACAACACCTTAA
- a CDS encoding Cof-type HAD-IIB family hydrolase gives MNKAIALDMDNTLLNSKKEISRRNKSVLKKLHNSGIKIILCSGRPYNSLRPYLENLDLFQPNDICICFNGGLVESSDAKQKIDSHTISKDDLIPVIKLAESEHFTLDLVAENKVYSLAEFGKSHYEDYMGKFMPFENTTFDKIPIDVVFFKAMVIGSVSENTKLRTQIEKLNLFHTTRSHPTFLEILPLKVNKAVGLKTALNYLNIDRKDLIAFGDEANDQEMIEFAGTGVAMGNAVPELKEIADEITVSNDLDGVAVFLEKVFPQILNN, from the coding sequence ATGAACAAAGCAATTGCTTTAGACATGGATAACACCTTATTAAACAGTAAAAAAGAAATCAGCCGCCGTAACAAATCAGTTCTAAAAAAACTACATAATAGCGGCATTAAAATTATTCTTTGTTCTGGCAGACCCTATAATAGTCTGCGCCCTTATCTTGAAAATTTGGATCTATTCCAACCAAATGATATCTGTATCTGCTTTAATGGTGGTCTAGTTGAATCAAGTGATGCTAAACAAAAAATTGATTCTCACACCATCTCTAAAGATGATCTAATACCCGTTATTAAACTAGCTGAATCTGAACACTTTACACTCGATTTAGTAGCAGAAAATAAAGTTTATTCTTTAGCTGAATTTGGAAAATCTCATTACGAAGATTATATGGGAAAGTTTATGCCTTTTGAAAACACTACTTTTGATAAAATTCCTATCGATGTAGTTTTCTTTAAAGCAATGGTAATCGGATCAGTTAGTGAAAATACCAAATTGCGTACGCAAATTGAAAAATTAAATTTATTTCATACAACACGCTCTCACCCGACTTTTCTTGAAATTTTGCCGCTTAAAGTAAATAAAGCAGTTGGTTTAAAAACGGCTTTAAACTATTTAAACATCGATCGAAAGGATTTAATTGCTTTTGGTGACGAAGCAAATGACCAAGAAATGATTGAATTTGCTGGAACTGGAGTTGCGATGGGAAATGCTGTCCCTGAACTTAAAGAAATCGCTGACGAAATAACCGTAAGTAATGATTTAGATGGGGTCGCCGTTTTCTTAGAAAAGGTCTTCCCTCAAATTTTAAATAATTAA
- the holA gene encoding DNA polymerase III subunit delta codes for MDLSSYLKEIKKSPAVIYLLKGDEAVLYADLRQKTQQIAALQQAEFTSFDFAEDPVERFLVELDNSSLFTKRRYLYLEHFFSNFKKQFSTKEANFFEERLRGSLPEVTLIFSSSGETIDRRLSINKLITRNASVVELEKLKPNELRSKMVNYFQKRPEIEVDKSTIEEILSRTNFDYTALRAELPKLELFLANTNKLSSDDVKSLITASLDDNVFGLIGALSSKKFNDVMQIYRDLLDYFGQPYVLNGALINNFQILLQVKILNDSGYDQGQMQKKLGGIHPYRIKLALQNSQYFSLTQLIKINHLLLVMDQKIKTSTVSYDELFSDLVLQLKER; via the coding sequence ATGGATTTAAGTAGTTATTTAAAAGAAATAAAAAAAAGCCCCGCCGTAATTTATTTATTAAAGGGGGACGAAGCGGTTTTATATGCTGATTTACGTCAAAAAACTCAACAAATTGCAGCCTTGCAGCAAGCAGAGTTTACATCTTTTGATTTTGCAGAGGATCCGGTTGAGCGGTTTTTGGTTGAACTTGATAATTCAAGCTTATTTACTAAACGAAGATATTTATATCTGGAACACTTTTTTTCTAATTTCAAGAAACAATTCTCTACGAAAGAGGCTAATTTTTTTGAAGAACGTTTAAGAGGATCGCTGCCCGAAGTGACCTTAATTTTTAGTTCAAGCGGTGAAACGATTGATCGCAGGCTTTCAATTAATAAATTAATTACCAGAAATGCTAGTGTCGTTGAGCTTGAAAAGCTAAAGCCTAATGAATTAAGATCAAAAATGGTTAACTATTTTCAAAAGAGACCTGAAATTGAAGTAGATAAATCAACGATTGAGGAAATTTTATCACGCACAAATTTTGATTACACGGCGCTAAGAGCAGAACTTCCAAAATTAGAACTTTTCTTAGCTAATACCAACAAATTATCATCAGATGACGTAAAAAGTCTAATCACGGCAAGTCTTGATGATAATGTTTTTGGTCTAATTGGCGCGTTAAGCTCAAAGAAGTTTAATGATGTAATGCAAATCTATCGAGACTTGTTGGATTATTTTGGGCAGCCGTATGTTTTAAATGGAGCGTTAATCAATAATTTTCAAATTTTGCTGCAGGTTAAGATTTTAAATGATTCTGGCTATGATCAAGGACAAATGCAGAAAAAACTTGGGGGCATTCATCCATATCGAATTAAATTGGCCCTACAAAACAGTCAATATTTTTCGCTCACCCAGCTCATCAAAATTAATCATCTCTTGTTGGTGATGGATCAAAAAATTAAAACCAGCACTGTTAGTTATGATGAATTATTTAGCGACTTAGTGCTCCAATTAAAAGAGCGTTAA